Proteins encoded by one window of Archaeoglobus veneficus SNP6:
- the hdrA2 gene encoding CoB-CoM heterodisulfide reductase HdrA2, translated as MRIGVFVCHCGRNIAGVVDIDEVVSYASSLDNVVIAKDDRYLCSSSGQQEVANAIKEYNLDAVVIAACSPRMHEQLFRKTIEEAGINPYMLEVANIREQCSWVHTAGEATQKAKALVRMAVAKAKHLKPLEKIQIEITPKVLVIGGGVAGIQASLDLAEQGFEVYLVEKQPSIGGHMAMLDKTFPTMDCSICILGPKMVEAWRHERIHVFTYSEVEEVSGYVGNFKVKIRKKARFVTDACTGCGVCATLCPVEVPNEFEMGLANRKAIYIPFPQAVPLQYTIDAEHCLGCGMCSDVCSASAIDFFQQDKIVEIDVGTIIVATGYELYDVKKLSEYGYGRFKDVITSLEFERLVNAAGPTGGKIIRLSDGKEPKRIAFIQCVGSRSERAKKYCSGICCMYTLKHTMQIKEKNPETEVYVFYMDIRAVGKGYEEFYWKARDSGVNFVRGRPARIYEEDGKLRVVAEDTLLGKPLEYEFDMVVLAPAIIPAENDKLRQMLAIPADKDGFLMEAHAKLRPVEAPISGIFIAGCAHSPKDIPSTVAQASAAASRAAALMAKRKLEIDPITAYVIPELCFGCNLCKEVCDFNAIDMAWGKAYVKPNCTGCGACAAACPTNAMQIGCFTDVQILAQVSEAFDFDDEKPRVLAFLCNWCSYAGADAAGLARLKYPVNVKAIRVMCSARVDPVFVIKAFLSGADGVIVAGCHLGDCHYMTGNYKAKRRMEKLQALMEQFGVRKERLLLTWISASEGEKFAKVVTDFVEKLKSLPDIDDEIRNLVRMSQEVENEVSLKERNSL; from the coding sequence GAGAATGCACGAACAGCTCTTCAGGAAGACGATAGAGGAGGCGGGTATCAACCCGTACATGCTCGAGGTTGCAAACATCAGAGAGCAGTGCTCGTGGGTACACACAGCAGGAGAAGCTACGCAGAAGGCAAAGGCCCTTGTGAGGATGGCTGTTGCAAAGGCAAAACACCTCAAGCCCCTCGAGAAGATACAGATAGAGATAACGCCGAAGGTTCTCGTGATAGGTGGAGGTGTTGCAGGTATTCAGGCATCTCTTGATCTTGCTGAGCAGGGTTTCGAAGTTTACCTTGTTGAAAAACAACCAAGCATAGGCGGTCACATGGCAATGCTCGACAAAACCTTCCCGACAATGGATTGCTCAATCTGCATCCTCGGCCCGAAGATGGTTGAGGCGTGGAGACACGAGCGCATTCACGTGTTTACTTACTCCGAAGTTGAGGAGGTAAGCGGATACGTCGGAAACTTCAAGGTCAAAATAAGAAAGAAGGCAAGGTTCGTCACCGATGCATGTACGGGCTGTGGTGTATGTGCAACGCTATGCCCCGTCGAAGTTCCAAACGAGTTTGAGATGGGGCTCGCGAACCGGAAAGCCATATACATTCCATTTCCGCAGGCCGTGCCGTTGCAATACACGATCGATGCCGAGCATTGCCTCGGCTGCGGGATGTGCAGCGATGTTTGTTCTGCAAGCGCCATCGACTTCTTCCAGCAGGACAAAATCGTGGAGATTGATGTTGGAACAATAATAGTCGCCACGGGATACGAGCTTTATGACGTGAAGAAGCTGTCTGAATACGGCTATGGAAGGTTTAAAGATGTGATTACTTCCCTCGAGTTCGAAAGGCTCGTAAACGCCGCCGGGCCTACGGGTGGTAAGATTATAAGGTTATCCGATGGGAAGGAGCCAAAAAGAATCGCATTCATCCAGTGCGTTGGCAGCAGAAGCGAGAGGGCGAAGAAATACTGTTCCGGAATTTGCTGCATGTACACGCTGAAGCACACAATGCAGATCAAGGAGAAGAACCCTGAAACTGAAGTTTACGTGTTCTACATGGATATAAGAGCCGTTGGCAAGGGATACGAAGAGTTCTACTGGAAAGCGAGGGATTCTGGGGTTAACTTCGTGAGGGGGAGACCAGCAAGGATTTATGAGGAGGATGGGAAGCTAAGGGTAGTTGCAGAAGACACGCTTCTCGGGAAACCATTGGAATACGAGTTTGATATGGTAGTGCTCGCTCCAGCCATTATTCCAGCCGAAAATGATAAACTAAGGCAGATGCTTGCAATTCCAGCAGATAAAGACGGATTTCTTATGGAAGCTCACGCCAAGCTCAGACCAGTCGAAGCTCCGATATCAGGCATATTCATTGCTGGCTGTGCCCATTCGCCCAAGGACATTCCATCGACTGTCGCGCAGGCAAGTGCTGCTGCGAGCAGAGCTGCAGCCCTTATGGCGAAGAGAAAGCTCGAAATCGATCCCATCACTGCCTACGTTATTCCAGAGCTTTGCTTCGGGTGCAATCTCTGTAAGGAGGTGTGCGACTTTAATGCAATAGATATGGCATGGGGCAAGGCGTACGTGAAGCCCAACTGCACCGGCTGCGGAGCCTGTGCTGCTGCATGCCCCACGAATGCTATGCAGATAGGTTGTTTCACCGATGTGCAGATACTTGCCCAAGTTAGCGAAGCCTTCGATTTCGATGATGAGAAGCCGAGAGTTCTCGCATTCCTGTGCAACTGGTGCAGTTATGCTGGAGCGGATGCGGCAGGACTTGCGAGGCTAAAGTATCCCGTAAATGTGAAGGCTATCAGGGTCATGTGTTCTGCAAGGGTCGATCCCGTCTTCGTCATCAAGGCGTTTCTGAGTGGGGCAGATGGTGTAATCGTTGCAGGCTGCCACCTTGGCGACTGCCACTACATGACCGGAAATTACAAGGCCAAGCGCAGGATGGAAAAGCTGCAGGCGCTGATGGAGCAGTTCGGTGTCAGGAAGGAGAGGCTGCTCCTAACCTGGATTTCTGCCAGCGAGGGTGAGAAGTTCGCGAAAGTTGTGACCGATTTTGTTGAGAAGCTGAAGTCTCTGCCCGACATCGACGATGAAATCAGAAATCTCGTCCGAATGAGCCAGGAGGTGGAGAATGAAGTTAGTCTTAAAGAACGGAATAGTTTATGA